Proteins from one Triticum aestivum cultivar Chinese Spring chromosome 7A, IWGSC CS RefSeq v2.1, whole genome shotgun sequence genomic window:
- the LOC123153451 gene encoding peroxidase 45 isoform X2, producing MANLGWLASLAAAAVVVVALGSPFAAAQLRPGYYASTCPNLETIVRNSVRQSMAQSQISAAATLRLFFHDCAVRGCDASIMIVNSNGDDEWGSPDDQSLKPQGFQTVLDAKAAVDKDPQCRYKVSCADILALAARESVVQSGGPYYQVELGRYDGKVSTKSSVVLPHVDFNLDKLNAFFSGLGLSQTDMIALSGGHTMGAADCSFFQSRIGTDPTMDSGFAAQLRGTCTSSQSSAFLDPTPLGFDNSYYKNLQGGRGLLGSDQVLYTDPRSRGTVNYYASNQGTFFYDFTVAMTKLGRVGVKTAADGEIRRDCRSCEDAGVFCDNESDSSTKQHDDGSSLDLARSRLAPKANHIRPNFINVKCP from the exons ATGGCGAACCTTGGATGGTtagcctccctcgccgccgccgccgtcgttgtgGTGGCGCTCGgctcgccgttcgccgccgcccaGCTGAGGCCGGGGTACTACGCCAGCACCTGCCCCAACCTGGAGACCATTGTCCGGAACTCCGTCAGGCAGTCCATGGCCCAGTCCCAAATCTCGGCGGCCGCCACGCTCAGGCTCTTCTTCCATGACTGCGCCGTCAGG GGCTGTGACGCGTCGATCATGATCGTGAACTCGAACGGCGACGACGAGTGGGGGAGCCCGGACGACCAGTCGCTGAAGCCGCAGGGCTTCCAGACGGTCCTGGACGCCAAGGCCGCCGTCGACAAGGACCCGCAGTGCCGTTACAAGGTGTCCTGCGCCGACATACTCGCCCTCGCCGCTCGAGAGTCCGTCGTCCAGAGCGGAGGGCCATACTACCAGGTGGAGCTGGGCAGGTACGACGGGAAGGTCTCGACGAAGAGCAGCGTGGTGCTGCCGCACGTCGACTTCAACCTCGACAAGCTCAACGCCTTCTTCTCAGGCCTGGGACTCTCCCAGACCGACATGATCGCACTCTCAG GTGGCCACACCATGGGCGCGGCGGACTGCAGCTTCTTCCAGTCCAGGATCGGCACCGACCCGACCATGGACTCAGGCTTCGCGGCGCAGCTCCGGGGCACCTGCACCAGCAGCCAGAGCTCCGCGTTCCTCGACCCGACGCCGTTGGGATTCGACAACTCCTACTACAAAAACCTGCAGGGCGGCAGAGGCCTCCTGGGCTCCGACCAGGTGCTGTACACGGACCCAAGGTCACGCGGCACCGTCAACTACTACGCGTCCAACCAGGGTACCTTCTTCTACGACTTCACCGTCGccatgaccaagctcggcaggGTCGGGGTCAAGACGGCGGCCGACGGCGAGATACGCCGCGACTGCCG ATCATGTGAGGATGCAGGTGTCTTTTGTGACAACGAGTCAGACTCCAGCACAAAACAGCATGATGATGGCTCTAGCCTCGATCTAGCTAGGTCGCGACTGGCACCAAAAGCAAATCATATCAGACCTAACTTCATCAACGTCAAATGCCCATGA
- the LOC123153451 gene encoding peroxidase 45 isoform X1 gives MANLGWLASLAAAAVVVVALGSPFAAAQLRPGYYASTCPNLETIVRNSVRQSMAQSQISAAATLRLFFHDCAVRGCDASIMIVNSNGDDEWGSPDDQSLKPQGFQTVLDAKAAVDKDPQCRYKVSCADILALAARESVVQSGGPYYQVELGRYDGKVSTKSSVVLPHVDFNLDKLNAFFSGLGLSQTDMIALSGGHTMGAADCSFFQSRIGTDPTMDSGFAAQLRGTCTSSQSSAFLDPTPLGFDNSYYKNLQGGRGLLGSDQVLYTDPRSRGTVNYYASNQGTFFYDFTVAMTKLGRVGVKTAADGEIRRDCRYTN, from the exons ATGGCGAACCTTGGATGGTtagcctccctcgccgccgccgccgtcgttgtgGTGGCGCTCGgctcgccgttcgccgccgcccaGCTGAGGCCGGGGTACTACGCCAGCACCTGCCCCAACCTGGAGACCATTGTCCGGAACTCCGTCAGGCAGTCCATGGCCCAGTCCCAAATCTCGGCGGCCGCCACGCTCAGGCTCTTCTTCCATGACTGCGCCGTCAGG GGCTGTGACGCGTCGATCATGATCGTGAACTCGAACGGCGACGACGAGTGGGGGAGCCCGGACGACCAGTCGCTGAAGCCGCAGGGCTTCCAGACGGTCCTGGACGCCAAGGCCGCCGTCGACAAGGACCCGCAGTGCCGTTACAAGGTGTCCTGCGCCGACATACTCGCCCTCGCCGCTCGAGAGTCCGTCGTCCAGAGCGGAGGGCCATACTACCAGGTGGAGCTGGGCAGGTACGACGGGAAGGTCTCGACGAAGAGCAGCGTGGTGCTGCCGCACGTCGACTTCAACCTCGACAAGCTCAACGCCTTCTTCTCAGGCCTGGGACTCTCCCAGACCGACATGATCGCACTCTCAG GTGGCCACACCATGGGCGCGGCGGACTGCAGCTTCTTCCAGTCCAGGATCGGCACCGACCCGACCATGGACTCAGGCTTCGCGGCGCAGCTCCGGGGCACCTGCACCAGCAGCCAGAGCTCCGCGTTCCTCGACCCGACGCCGTTGGGATTCGACAACTCCTACTACAAAAACCTGCAGGGCGGCAGAGGCCTCCTGGGCTCCGACCAGGTGCTGTACACGGACCCAAGGTCACGCGGCACCGTCAACTACTACGCGTCCAACCAGGGTACCTTCTTCTACGACTTCACCGTCGccatgaccaagctcggcaggGTCGGGGTCAAGACGGCGGCCGACGGCGAGATACGCCGCGACTGCCGGTACACGAATTAG